From the genome of Carassius gibelio isolate Cgi1373 ecotype wild population from Czech Republic chromosome B10, carGib1.2-hapl.c, whole genome shotgun sequence, one region includes:
- the akap1a gene encoding A-kinase anchor protein 1, mitochondrial isoform X2, translating to MVLSFRPLISVSVLTLLGWCWYSFRRRRPTTYPLCSKETVCCSDRSSPVHSSSADSSILGESDLNMHHSNSGSSEIKNLTSTSSKTGLTKGVRPEPEGEVSVRFPETLQTEQEKDDVAGESHPDWGEVSEDDSRLESDLVCLSSDHLATDSHTLTEQQSGPVRLDSHNGSNLTPDGGLNQENLEKISSVQVQQVIDPAAENWKNQEPCDPRELGFQFPAQESFSCDDNRRGCLQDASSFRGKLLSHLGSSGGDDSGCGSCFSEDAFGAEGLTRELSEEGQGFVMTPTEANAVSIESKMTPCMLEGTEEEEEALRGSDVNSCISADTQLSSLAPPPTPHIIFWDIEVPAHLVGRLIGKQGKFMNFLKQSSGAKIYVSTLPFTQEIQICHIQGSQQQVDDALSLIRKKFKDLDLTNCVPLPCLPITSWLLLPQDVFLEVIVSRVEAGHHLFVQQHRHPSYQALPTLIQHLQLCYSQPGCPSLPTPVEVGVVCAAPVTGSGWQRAQVIQYDSEFGTARIRYVDQGGYDTVNSATLRQIRSDFVTLPFQAAEVLLDNITPLPGEKKFSLEAKTALEELTANMALIIKVTGSQDGLPLVHMWKQAGDEVVLVNRLMADQGFCTWFEMQ from the exons ATGGTGCTGTCGTTTAGGCCGCTGATCTCCGTCTCTGTGCTGACTCTGTTGGGCTGGTGCTGGTACAGCTTTAGGAGGAGGAGGCCAACGACATATCCTCTCTGTAGTAAAGAGACCGTGTGTTGTTCGGACAGAAGCAGCCCTGTTCACTCCTCCTCTGCTGACTCCAGTATTTTGGGGGAAAG TGATCTGAACATGCACCACAGCAACTCAGGATCCTCTGAGATCAAAAACCTTACCAGCACCTCTTCCAAAACAGGCCTCACCAAGGGAGTTCGACCCGAGCCAGAAGGAGAAGTATCTGTTCGCTTCCCTGAGACTCTCCAAACTGAGCAAGAAAAGGACGATGTTGCTGGTGAAAGTCATCCAGACTGGGGAGAAGTTAGTGAAGACGACTCTAGGCTTGAGTCTGATCTGGTTTGTCTCTCTTCAGATCACCTTGCCACGGACTCTCACACATTAACAGAGCAGCAGTCAGGTCCTGTCCGCTTGGACAGTCATAATGGCAGCAACCTGACCCCTGATGGAGGCCTGAACCAGGAGAACCTGGAGAAGATCAGTTCTGTTCAGGTCCAACAGGTCATAGACCCAGCAGCAGAGAACTGGAAAAACCAGGAACCCTGTGATCCACGTGAGCTTGGATTTCAGTTTCCTGCACAAGAATCATTCAGCTGTGATGACAACAGAAGAGGATGCCTTCAGGATGCCAGCTCTTTCAGGGGAAAACTACTCAGCCATTTAGGATCTTCTGGTGGAGATGATTCTGGATGTGGATCCTGCTTCTCAGAGGATGCATTCGGTGCAGAGGGACTGACCAGAGAGTTGTCTGAGGAAGGTCAAGGGTTTGTGATGACCCCCACAGAAGCTAACGCAGTCAGCATTGAGAGCAAAATGACTCCTTGTATGCTCGAGGGgacagaagaagaggaggaggccTTGAGAG GTTCAGATGTTAACAGCTGCATTAGTGCTGACACTCAGCTGAGCAGCTTGGCTCCTCCTCCAACCCCACATATCATTTTCTGGGACATAGAGGTGCCAGCG CATCTGGTTGGCCGATTGATCGGGAAACAGGGGAAGTTCATGAACTTCCTGAAGCAGAGCTCTGGAGCAAAGATCTATGTATCCACCCTGCCTTTCACTCAGGAGATTCAAATCTGCCACATCCAGG GCTCACAGCAGCAGGTGGATGATGCTCTCTCACTCATCAGGAAGAAGTTTAAAGATCTGGATCTGACTAATTGTGTTCCTCTGCCCTGCCTGCCAATCACATCCTGG CTGCTGCTGCCTCAGGATGTGTTTCTGGAGGTGATCGTTTCTCGGGTGGAGGCGGGTCATCATCTGTTCGTTCAGCAGCACAGACATCCATCTTATCAGGCCCTTCCCACCCTTATTCAGCACCTGCAGCTCTGCTACTCTCAGCCGGGATGTCCCAGCCTGCCCACCCCTGTCGAAG TGGGGGTGGTCTGTGCAGCTCCGGTGACAGGAAGTGGCTGGCAGAGAGCCCAGGTCATCCAGTATGACAGCGAGTTTGGCACAGCTCGCATCAGATATGTAGATCAAGGAGGTTATGACACCGTGAACAGCGCCACCCTCAGGCAGATCAG GTCAGACTTTGTAACATTGCCATTCCAGGCAGCAGAGGTTCTGCTGGACAATATCACTCCTTTGCCAG GAGAGAAGAAGTTTTCTCTGGAAGCCAAAACAGCGCTGGAGGAATTAACTGCAAATATGGCTTTAATCATCAAG GTGACAGGCAGTCAAGACGGCCTTCCTCTGGTGCACATGTGGAAACAGGCAGGAGACGAG GTGGTTCTGGTGAACAGATTAATGGCTGATCAGGGGTTTTGCACCTGGTTCGAGATGCAGTGA
- the akap1a gene encoding A-kinase anchor protein 1, mitochondrial isoform X1: MVLSFRPLISVSVLTLLGWCWYSFRRRRPTTYPLCSKETVCCSDRSSPVHSSSADSSILGESYPETYHDQSNDLNMHHSNSGSSEIKNLTSTSSKTGLTKGVRPEPEGEVSVRFPETLQTEQEKDDVAGESHPDWGEVSEDDSRLESDLVCLSSDHLATDSHTLTEQQSGPVRLDSHNGSNLTPDGGLNQENLEKISSVQVQQVIDPAAENWKNQEPCDPRELGFQFPAQESFSCDDNRRGCLQDASSFRGKLLSHLGSSGGDDSGCGSCFSEDAFGAEGLTRELSEEGQGFVMTPTEANAVSIESKMTPCMLEGTEEEEEALRGSDVNSCISADTQLSSLAPPPTPHIIFWDIEVPAHLVGRLIGKQGKFMNFLKQSSGAKIYVSTLPFTQEIQICHIQGSQQQVDDALSLIRKKFKDLDLTNCVPLPCLPITSWLLLPQDVFLEVIVSRVEAGHHLFVQQHRHPSYQALPTLIQHLQLCYSQPGCPSLPTPVEVGVVCAAPVTGSGWQRAQVIQYDSEFGTARIRYVDQGGYDTVNSATLRQIRSDFVTLPFQAAEVLLDNITPLPGEKKFSLEAKTALEELTANMALIIKVTGSQDGLPLVHMWKQAGDEVVLVNRLMADQGFCTWFEMQ, translated from the exons ATGGTGCTGTCGTTTAGGCCGCTGATCTCCGTCTCTGTGCTGACTCTGTTGGGCTGGTGCTGGTACAGCTTTAGGAGGAGGAGGCCAACGACATATCCTCTCTGTAGTAAAGAGACCGTGTGTTGTTCGGACAGAAGCAGCCCTGTTCACTCCTCCTCTGCTGACTCCAGTATTTTGGGGGAAAG TTACCCTGAAACTTACCATGACCAATCCAA TGATCTGAACATGCACCACAGCAACTCAGGATCCTCTGAGATCAAAAACCTTACCAGCACCTCTTCCAAAACAGGCCTCACCAAGGGAGTTCGACCCGAGCCAGAAGGAGAAGTATCTGTTCGCTTCCCTGAGACTCTCCAAACTGAGCAAGAAAAGGACGATGTTGCTGGTGAAAGTCATCCAGACTGGGGAGAAGTTAGTGAAGACGACTCTAGGCTTGAGTCTGATCTGGTTTGTCTCTCTTCAGATCACCTTGCCACGGACTCTCACACATTAACAGAGCAGCAGTCAGGTCCTGTCCGCTTGGACAGTCATAATGGCAGCAACCTGACCCCTGATGGAGGCCTGAACCAGGAGAACCTGGAGAAGATCAGTTCTGTTCAGGTCCAACAGGTCATAGACCCAGCAGCAGAGAACTGGAAAAACCAGGAACCCTGTGATCCACGTGAGCTTGGATTTCAGTTTCCTGCACAAGAATCATTCAGCTGTGATGACAACAGAAGAGGATGCCTTCAGGATGCCAGCTCTTTCAGGGGAAAACTACTCAGCCATTTAGGATCTTCTGGTGGAGATGATTCTGGATGTGGATCCTGCTTCTCAGAGGATGCATTCGGTGCAGAGGGACTGACCAGAGAGTTGTCTGAGGAAGGTCAAGGGTTTGTGATGACCCCCACAGAAGCTAACGCAGTCAGCATTGAGAGCAAAATGACTCCTTGTATGCTCGAGGGgacagaagaagaggaggaggccTTGAGAG GTTCAGATGTTAACAGCTGCATTAGTGCTGACACTCAGCTGAGCAGCTTGGCTCCTCCTCCAACCCCACATATCATTTTCTGGGACATAGAGGTGCCAGCG CATCTGGTTGGCCGATTGATCGGGAAACAGGGGAAGTTCATGAACTTCCTGAAGCAGAGCTCTGGAGCAAAGATCTATGTATCCACCCTGCCTTTCACTCAGGAGATTCAAATCTGCCACATCCAGG GCTCACAGCAGCAGGTGGATGATGCTCTCTCACTCATCAGGAAGAAGTTTAAAGATCTGGATCTGACTAATTGTGTTCCTCTGCCCTGCCTGCCAATCACATCCTGG CTGCTGCTGCCTCAGGATGTGTTTCTGGAGGTGATCGTTTCTCGGGTGGAGGCGGGTCATCATCTGTTCGTTCAGCAGCACAGACATCCATCTTATCAGGCCCTTCCCACCCTTATTCAGCACCTGCAGCTCTGCTACTCTCAGCCGGGATGTCCCAGCCTGCCCACCCCTGTCGAAG TGGGGGTGGTCTGTGCAGCTCCGGTGACAGGAAGTGGCTGGCAGAGAGCCCAGGTCATCCAGTATGACAGCGAGTTTGGCACAGCTCGCATCAGATATGTAGATCAAGGAGGTTATGACACCGTGAACAGCGCCACCCTCAGGCAGATCAG GTCAGACTTTGTAACATTGCCATTCCAGGCAGCAGAGGTTCTGCTGGACAATATCACTCCTTTGCCAG GAGAGAAGAAGTTTTCTCTGGAAGCCAAAACAGCGCTGGAGGAATTAACTGCAAATATGGCTTTAATCATCAAG GTGACAGGCAGTCAAGACGGCCTTCCTCTGGTGCACATGTGGAAACAGGCAGGAGACGAG GTGGTTCTGGTGAACAGATTAATGGCTGATCAGGGGTTTTGCACCTGGTTCGAGATGCAGTGA